Below is a window of Acidobacteriota bacterium DNA.
CTACAGCGATGACACGCTGTATTTCGAGGAAGGCGGCTCGGCGCACGTGCGCATGGTGGTCAAATACAAAGACTATCGCCAGTTCCAATCTGACGTGAAAATCACCGGCGTCGAAGAGGTCAAAGACGAGCCGAAAGCCGAAGTCAATAAGGCCGGTGACAAGGCGACGGACAAAACAGGCAGCAAGCCTGCGGACAAAAAGGACGAAAAGAAACCGGAAGAGCCTGCGGCTAAACCGAAACGTCCGCGGCCTTAGGCGGCGCGGCTCGCTGGCGACGCCAGCGCTCCCAAACGATCAGACACAACAACCCCAGGGCGGTCGTGAGCGTCACGACTGCCCCGTTTTTCACCATCTGGGGTTGATAGACAAATTCAACACGGTGCTTCCCTGTCGCCACTGGCACACCACACAGGATGTAATTCACGCGCTGCCATTCGACTTCCTGCCCATCCACGCGCGCGTGCCAACCGGGATAAGCCATCTCGCTCAGCACCAGGAGCGTCTCCGCCTTGGCTTCCGTTTCAATCAGCAACCGATCATGTGAACGCTCAATAATGCGCGCTGTGCCCGTGCCGCCGTTCGCCCGTGTCAGTTGTTGTGCCCACGGCTGCGCTGCCGCGCCTGGTTCAAGCAAGGCCGTTTGGAGCGGATCGAAAGCTTTGCCTTGCGCAGCTTTCAACTCGCCGCGAATCAGCCGCAATTGGTCGTATTCAGTCGCCACCACTTGCGCCTGACCGACCAGCCACGCACGCGGCTGGGCGCGCAGGTTTTCATAAACCTTCATGTCTTTGTACCAATTGACGGTGCTGTCGTTGGGCACTTCGCGCCAGTGCGCGGGATCGCTCAAGCCAACTGTGGCGGCAGTCGCGGGCGGCGTCAGGAAGTTGGGCGCGACGAGGATATAGCGCACGTTGAGCAAATCCAGCGTGCGGTCTTGCGGCTGTAGCAGCGTCGGCAAGTAGCTGCGCCCGGCTTCGTCAATGCCGCTGAAAGTCTTGTAGCGCGTATTCAGAATCGGATCGTAACCGCTCGCCAATTCGTGGCCGTAAAGCCAAAACGGATTGAACTCGCCCGTCGTGGGATTCAACATCTGCTGGTAACGAAACGGTTCCAACACGCTTTCTTGCGCGGCCAATGACGGCGGCATGGCGCGTCCTATACGTCGCTCCAAGTGCGGTTCATCGTTATTGATCGGCCCGAAATAGGCGTACAAGTGATAATCGCCGAGCATGGCCACAAACAGCATCACGAACCAGCGCCCACGTTGCGGCGCGCGCAGAAAGAGCAACAGCGCCGCGCACAGCACAACCGCCGTCAGCATCGGTACATAAAATTCCGGCCCGCCCTTTTGAAAAAAGCCCGGCGGCACCCAATTCATATCGCGCAAGGGCAAGAGCAGCCGTTCCGCCGCCGTGCGGTTCCACAGCACGAACCCGCCGACCGTCGCGCACAACAGCGTCAACGACACGGCCAGAAGTTGCGCCACTTGCGCCAATCGCTTTTGCTGAACGACATCATCTGCGCGCAACAACAAGTCAACGGCGAAT
It encodes the following:
- a CDS encoding YfhO family protein, with the translated sequence MQSPDDPQPHWLQSLRYDDRAQERLAQLFLFCLPALFFWRETLGWKTLSDGDALFWFYPAYQFVAEQLRAGKLPLWNPFMYSGTPLFAQWQAGVFDPLNWLFLPFGVTSRMMTIVQELAYAVGLLGMFRYTRCLGLKRRACVMAAVIYALSGFAVARVIYPGFLHIFALTPWVLYVIEDLRQRPSWRMAALGAVLVAWQLFAAHPQPFAYGALLAGAYALFRLRIADCGLRTTDVQPTIHNRQAAFLFLRQSALVYLGGVALAAIQVLPAAETARQSVRQDWPFELFTLNSLHPASLLVTLFPFWHGQGRGIYAMGYWGAYWHHYEAQIYLGVVAMSLAGAGAYAAWRGRLHPWNVARFWSMVAVVGVLLSLGRYIEPLARLLHPIPIIGHFRSPNRHWMEVVFAVAVLAGFAVDLLLRADDVVQQKRLAQVAQLLAVSLTLLCATVGGFVLWNRTAAERLLLPLRDMNWVPPGFFQKGGPEFYVPMLTAVVLCAALLLFLRAPQRGRWFVMLFVAMLGDYHLYAYFGPINNDEPHLERRIGRAMPPSLAAQESVLEPFRYQQMLNPTTGEFNPFWLYGHELASGYDPILNTRYKTFSGIDEAGRSYLPTLLQPQDRTLDLLNVRYILVAPNFLTPPATAATVGLSDPAHWREVPNDSTVNWYKDMKVYENLRAQPRAWLVGQAQVVATEYDQLRLIRGELKAAQGKAFDPLQTALLEPGAAAQPWAQQLTRANGGTGTARIIERSHDRLLIETEAKAETLLVLSEMAYPGWHARVDGQEVEWQRVNYILCGVPVATGKHRVEFVYQPQMVKNGAVVTLTTALGLLCLIVWERWRRQRAAPPKAADVSV